Proteins from a single region of Acidimicrobiales bacterium:
- a CDS encoding methyltransferase domain-containing protein — MLTVDFERLGLRPGDRVLDLGCGAGRHAFAAVERGARAVAVDADDTEVKGVAAMFAALEGEGDGVALTGDALRLPFPDATFDRVIAAEVLEHIPPDTAAIAELVRVLRPGGTIAVTVPRWGPELVNWALSDEYHSVEGGHVRIYRRSALEGRLRAAGLRLTGHHHAHALHSPYWWLKCAVGVRNDEHRLVKAYHRLLVWDIMSKPWVTQVAERVLNPVLGKSVVLYGMKP, encoded by the coding sequence ATGCTGACCGTCGACTTCGAACGCCTGGGGCTGCGGCCCGGAGACCGAGTGCTCGACCTCGGGTGCGGCGCAGGGCGCCATGCCTTTGCCGCTGTGGAGCGGGGCGCTCGCGCGGTGGCGGTCGACGCCGACGACACCGAGGTAAAGGGCGTGGCTGCCATGTTCGCCGCGCTGGAGGGCGAGGGCGACGGCGTGGCGCTGACCGGCGACGCGCTGCGGCTGCCGTTCCCCGACGCCACCTTCGACCGGGTGATCGCCGCCGAAGTGCTCGAGCACATCCCGCCCGATACCGCGGCGATTGCCGAACTGGTGCGGGTGTTGCGGCCGGGCGGCACCATCGCCGTCACCGTCCCCCGCTGGGGACCGGAGCTCGTCAACTGGGCCTTGTCCGACGAGTACCACTCGGTCGAGGGCGGGCACGTGCGCATCTATCGGCGCAGCGCGCTGGAGGGCCGCTTGCGGGCCGCGGGGCTGCGTCTCACGGGCCACCACCACGCCCACGCGCTGCACTCGCCGTACTGGTGGCTGAAGTGCGCGGTGGGCGTTCGCAACGACGAGCACCGGCTGGTGAAGGCGTACCACCGGCTGTTGGTGTGGGACATCATGTCGAAGCCGTGGGTGACGCAGGTGGCCGAGCGGGTGCTGAACCCGGTGCTGGGCAAGAGCGTCGTGCTCTACGGGATGAAGCCGTGA
- a CDS encoding glycosyltransferase family 4 protein → MSLGEGRLRIAYLAYRGNPHSGGQGVYTRHLTRELVALGHEVTVFGGPPYPDLDEGVELVKVPSLDLYRQPDPFRIPKPREFTSLVDALEFGLMCTAGFPEPLTFSLRARKALRARRGDFDVVHDNQCMGTGMLGMVRDGWPLVTTLHHPITVDRRLELEHARSWRRQLTLRRWYGFVRMQVRVAKRLPAVITVSESSRADIVEQMGVEPDRLSIVHVGVDTTRFRPLPHIARVPGRLMTTASADVPLKGLVPLLEAVAKVRTERHAELVVIGKPRPESRVQETIERLGLAGAVSFVSGVSDERIVELYAEAEVAVVPSLYEGFSLPAVEAMACGVPLVATTGGALPEVVGAHGETGLLVPPGDVGALATAINDALADEALRRRIGDGGRRRVLEHFTWRATAEGTVDAYRKAIASAC, encoded by the coding sequence ATGTCGCTCGGGGAGGGGAGGCTTCGCATTGCGTACCTCGCGTACCGCGGCAACCCTCATTCCGGCGGCCAAGGCGTCTACACCCGGCACCTGACGCGGGAGCTGGTGGCCCTGGGCCACGAGGTCACCGTCTTCGGCGGCCCGCCGTACCCCGACCTCGACGAGGGCGTGGAGTTGGTGAAGGTCCCCAGCCTCGACCTCTACCGCCAGCCTGATCCGTTCCGCATCCCCAAGCCTCGCGAGTTCACATCGCTGGTCGACGCGCTGGAGTTCGGCCTCATGTGCACGGCCGGGTTCCCCGAGCCGCTGACGTTCAGCCTGCGCGCCCGCAAGGCGCTGCGGGCGCGACGGGGCGACTTCGACGTCGTGCACGACAACCAGTGCATGGGCACCGGCATGCTCGGCATGGTGCGCGACGGGTGGCCGTTGGTGACGACGCTGCACCACCCCATCACCGTCGACCGCCGGCTGGAGTTGGAGCACGCCCGTTCGTGGCGACGGCAACTGACGCTGCGCCGGTGGTACGGCTTCGTGCGCATGCAGGTGCGGGTGGCGAAGCGGTTGCCGGCGGTCATCACCGTGTCGGAGTCGTCGCGGGCCGACATCGTCGAGCAGATGGGGGTCGAGCCCGACCGCCTGTCCATCGTGCACGTCGGCGTCGACACCACTCGGTTCCGCCCCCTCCCCCACATCGCCCGGGTGCCGGGGCGGCTGATGACGACGGCCAGCGCCGACGTGCCCCTCAAGGGGTTGGTCCCCCTGCTCGAAGCGGTGGCCAAGGTACGCACCGAACGCCACGCCGAGTTGGTGGTGATCGGCAAGCCCCGCCCGGAGAGCCGGGTGCAGGAGACCATCGAGCGGCTGGGCTTGGCCGGTGCCGTGTCGTTCGTGAGCGGCGTGAGCGACGAGCGCATCGTGGAGCTCTACGCCGAGGCCGAGGTGGCGGTGGTTCCGTCGTTGTACGAAGGCTTCTCGTTGCCCGCCGTGGAAGCCATGGCGTGCGGCGTGCCGCTGGTTGCCACGACGGGAGGCGCGCTGCCCGAGGTCGTGGGCGCCCACGGAGAGACGGGGTTGCTGGTGCCGCCCGGCGACGTGGGGGCGTTGGCCACAGCGATCAACGATGCGCTGGCCGACGAGGCTCTGCGGCGCCGCATCGGCGACGGCGGGCGGCGTCGCGTGCTGGAGCACTTCACCTGGCGGGCCACGGCCGAAGGCACGGTCGACGCCTATCGAAAGGCCATCGCTTCCGCATGCTGA
- the lnt gene encoding apolipoprotein N-acyltransferase: MRLAACVVAGVLTALSVPPWGWWPLAFVGLAVLAVATEGVERARRRAKLGLGFGLGMFVPGLWWMSDFHAVGGPLVMLAEAAFVMVAVIVAPPSGRWRVVAFPAALVLAEAVRATIPFGGLPMAGIPPGQVDGPLAPLARVGGELLILGAVALVAMRRVLAVAAVVLLAVLSAAAPDGGAPTGHLDVAVVQGGGRRGFRAVDTDPRQVFEAHVEATAGVRPGVDVVVWPEDVVDVDRPITEAEAGAVLAATADGLDTVLVAGVVEDVRGTRFANAAVAWGPDGQLLDRYDKVHRVPFGEYVPGRSFLDRFVDLSVIPRDAVPGTGPGRLDTPAGRLGVVISFEVFFADRARAAANAGGRLLLVPTNAASFKTSQVPTTQVAAARLRALETGRDLVQAAPTGYGAVVDHHGRLRARTTLGRRQVVHETVALRDGRTVYARFGDAPVIVLAAGALAVAWWRRRIDQVVNSRHP; encoded by the coding sequence GTGCGCCTTGCTGCCTGCGTCGTCGCCGGCGTCCTCACCGCCCTGTCCGTCCCCCCGTGGGGTTGGTGGCCGTTGGCCTTCGTCGGGCTGGCCGTGCTCGCCGTCGCCACCGAAGGCGTCGAGCGCGCCCGTCGTCGGGCCAAGCTCGGCCTCGGCTTCGGGCTCGGCATGTTCGTCCCCGGCCTGTGGTGGATGAGCGACTTTCACGCCGTTGGCGGCCCGCTGGTGATGCTGGCGGAAGCAGCCTTCGTCATGGTCGCGGTGATCGTCGCTCCACCGAGCGGACGGTGGCGGGTGGTCGCCTTTCCCGCGGCCCTGGTGCTCGCCGAAGCGGTGCGGGCCACCATCCCCTTCGGCGGGCTGCCCATGGCGGGCATCCCCCCCGGCCAGGTGGACGGGCCACTGGCACCGCTGGCCCGCGTCGGTGGAGAACTGTTGATCCTCGGCGCCGTGGCCTTGGTCGCCATGCGCCGCGTCCTCGCCGTGGCTGCCGTCGTGCTCCTCGCCGTGCTCAGCGCAGCGGCGCCCGACGGCGGCGCACCCACGGGGCACCTCGACGTGGCGGTGGTGCAGGGTGGCGGGCGACGCGGGTTTCGCGCCGTCGACACCGACCCCCGCCAGGTCTTCGAAGCCCATGTCGAGGCCACCGCCGGCGTGCGCCCCGGTGTCGACGTGGTGGTATGGCCTGAGGACGTGGTCGACGTCGACCGGCCCATCACCGAAGCCGAGGCGGGCGCCGTGCTGGCGGCCACCGCCGACGGCCTCGACACCGTGCTGGTGGCGGGGGTGGTCGAGGACGTCCGCGGCACCCGCTTCGCCAACGCTGCCGTGGCGTGGGGGCCCGACGGGCAACTGCTCGACCGCTACGACAAGGTGCACCGGGTGCCGTTTGGCGAGTACGTGCCCGGCCGTTCGTTCCTCGACCGCTTCGTCGACTTGAGCGTCATCCCCCGCGACGCCGTGCCCGGCACCGGGCCGGGCCGCCTCGACACGCCGGCCGGTCGCCTCGGGGTGGTCATCAGCTTCGAGGTGTTCTTCGCCGACCGCGCCCGGGCCGCCGCCAACGCGGGAGGCCGCCTGCTGTTGGTGCCCACCAACGCGGCGTCGTTCAAGACCAGCCAGGTGCCCACCACACAGGTGGCCGCCGCCCGCCTGCGCGCGCTCGAAACCGGCCGCGACCTGGTGCAGGCGGCGCCCACCGGGTACGGCGCAGTCGTCGACCACCACGGCCGGCTGCGGGCGCGCACGACGCTCGGCAGGCGCCAAGTGGTGCACGAGACGGTGGCGCTGCGCGACGGCCGCACGGTCTACGCCCGCTTCGGCGACGCACCGGTGATCGTGCTCGCCGCCGGGGCGCTGGCCGTTGCGTGGTGGCGTCGGAGAATTGACCAGGTGGTCAATTCCAGGCACCCTTAG
- a CDS encoding maleylpyruvate isomerase family mycothiol-dependent enzyme: MQPDEIYEDTRARLTAFVRQLGDDDLARPVAACPGWTVRDVVAHLTGVAVDITAGRTEGLATSESTARQVAERAGRSLDELLDEWAEHAPALGRLVRETPRMARAVVDLVTHEYDICGPVESVGFDYSLQAYVTGLDYRLRKHSLPPLRVRAGDEEWELGGGDPATTMATSPTELFRALAGRRSVAQVRAFDWDGDASPYVPVMSTFGPLPEDDVVE; the protein is encoded by the coding sequence ATGCAGCCCGACGAGATCTACGAAGACACCCGGGCCCGCCTCACCGCCTTCGTCCGCCAGTTGGGCGACGACGACCTGGCTCGGCCGGTGGCGGCCTGCCCCGGATGGACGGTGCGCGACGTCGTCGCCCACCTGACGGGCGTGGCTGTCGACATCACAGCCGGGCGCACCGAGGGGCTGGCCACGTCGGAGTCGACGGCCCGTCAGGTGGCCGAGCGCGCCGGCCGTTCCCTCGACGAGCTGCTCGACGAATGGGCCGAGCACGCACCCGCCCTCGGGCGCCTGGTACGCGAGACGCCCCGGATGGCGCGGGCGGTGGTCGACCTCGTGACCCACGAGTACGACATCTGCGGCCCGGTCGAGTCGGTCGGCTTCGACTACTCCCTCCAGGCCTACGTCACGGGGCTCGACTACCGCCTGCGCAAGCACTCGCTGCCGCCGCTGCGGGTGCGGGCGGGCGACGAGGAATGGGAGTTGGGCGGAGGCGATCCGGCGACGACGATGGCCACCTCGCCCACCGAGCTGTTCCGGGCGTTGGCGGGCCGCCGCTCGGTCGCACAGGTACGCGCCTTCGACTGGGACGGCGATGCCTCGCCCTACGTGCCGGTGATGTCGACATTCGGCCCGCTGCCCGAGGACGACGTGGTGGAGTAA